A single region of the Streptomyces sp. NBC_00236 genome encodes:
- a CDS encoding aldo/keto reductase — protein sequence MEQRHLGRTGLRVSRIGLGTLTWGRDTDEHDAAEQLKAFWEVGGTLVDTADVYGGGEAEYLLGQLVAGLVPRHDLVIATKAGSVADPYRRFNGSRGHLLAALDASLARLGTDYVDLWQVHAFDPMTPLDETLQALDIAVSSGRARYAGVSNFCGWQLAKAATWQLASPGVRTRLASTQMEYSLLQRGVEREVLPAALDLGVGLLPSSPLGRGVLTGKYRTGTPADSRGASELLAPFVEPYLDDPASRIVHAVATAPDGLATTALQVALAWVRDRPGVVAPIIGARNAQQLTEALSVETLSLPDEICQALDDVSAPVHRYPDQDWSTL from the coding sequence ATGGAGCAGAGGCATCTCGGCCGCACCGGCCTTCGAGTGTCCCGGATCGGGCTCGGCACCCTCACCTGGGGCCGGGACACCGACGAGCACGACGCTGCCGAGCAGCTGAAGGCGTTCTGGGAGGTGGGCGGCACCCTGGTCGACACCGCGGACGTGTACGGCGGCGGGGAGGCCGAGTACCTGCTCGGGCAGCTCGTCGCCGGTCTGGTGCCCCGGCACGACCTGGTCATCGCGACCAAGGCCGGCAGCGTGGCCGATCCGTACCGCAGGTTCAACGGCTCGCGCGGACATCTGCTGGCCGCCCTGGACGCCTCGCTGGCGCGGCTGGGTACGGACTACGTGGATCTGTGGCAGGTCCACGCCTTCGACCCCATGACCCCGCTGGACGAGACGCTCCAGGCCCTGGACATCGCGGTGTCCAGCGGACGCGCCCGCTATGCGGGAGTGTCCAACTTCTGCGGCTGGCAGCTGGCGAAGGCCGCGACCTGGCAGCTCGCCTCGCCCGGTGTGCGGACCCGGCTGGCCAGTACGCAGATGGAGTACTCGCTGCTGCAGCGGGGCGTGGAGCGCGAGGTGCTGCCGGCCGCGCTCGACCTCGGCGTCGGGCTGCTGCCGTCGTCCCCGCTGGGCCGTGGCGTGCTGACCGGCAAGTACCGCACGGGAACCCCGGCGGACTCCCGCGGCGCCTCCGAACTGCTGGCCCCGTTCGTCGAGCCGTATCTCGACGACCCGGCGAGCCGCATCGTGCACGCCGTGGCGACGGCGCCCGACGGGCTGGCCACCACGGCGCTCCAGGTGGCCCTGGCCTGGGTGCGCGACCGGCCGGGAGTGGTGGCCCCGATCATCGGCGCGCGCAACGCGCAGCAGCTCACGGAGGCATTGTCAGTGGAGACGCTTAGTCTTCCTGACGAGATCTGCCAGGCGCTCGACGATGTGTCGGCGCCCGTGCACCGCTATCCCGACCAGGACTGGAGCACGCTGTGA